A single region of the Nocardioides aurantiacus genome encodes:
- a CDS encoding sulfotransferase family protein, translating to MSRRPPDFFLIGAPKAGTSALHAALTLHPQLFLSRVKEPKYYLCGDSPPPAYKGPGDAHSNQEWIWQRERYLDLFDEAGEDQLRGESTPFYLYHRDARRRIAADRPDAKLVVVLRDPVDRAYSNWMHLWMDGLEPRADVVEAVRQEPERIDSGWAPFWHYQSMGMYGRQLRDLYDHVPREQVLLLRYRELVDEPDQVLDRVFGFLGVQTHEIAQIPSDNSRPFVRDGVRARTVGPVIRAGAAVGQFLPPKVWRTVSRPLVHQLHRGGGTGRPQLTPEQRTVLLEPHLEDIALLEELTGESFAQWREYRDGGSFSSRQAAGRSRASAGQ from the coding sequence ATGAGTCGACGACCTCCCGACTTCTTCCTGATCGGGGCACCCAAGGCGGGCACGAGCGCCCTCCACGCCGCGCTGACGCTGCACCCGCAGCTGTTCCTGAGCCGGGTCAAGGAGCCGAAGTACTACCTGTGCGGCGACTCCCCGCCCCCGGCGTACAAGGGACCGGGCGACGCCCACAGCAACCAGGAGTGGATCTGGCAGCGCGAGCGCTACCTCGACCTCTTCGACGAGGCGGGCGAGGACCAGCTGCGCGGCGAGAGCACGCCGTTCTACCTCTACCACCGCGACGCGCGTCGACGGATCGCGGCCGACCGCCCCGACGCCAAGCTCGTCGTGGTGCTGCGGGACCCGGTCGACCGGGCCTACTCCAACTGGATGCACCTGTGGATGGACGGCCTCGAGCCGCGCGCCGACGTCGTCGAGGCGGTGCGCCAGGAGCCCGAGCGGATCGACAGCGGCTGGGCGCCGTTCTGGCACTACCAGTCGATGGGGATGTACGGCCGGCAGCTCCGCGACCTCTACGACCACGTCCCGCGCGAGCAGGTGCTGCTGCTGCGCTACCGCGAGCTGGTCGACGAGCCCGACCAGGTGCTCGACCGGGTCTTCGGGTTCCTGGGCGTGCAGACCCACGAGATCGCGCAGATCCCCTCGGACAACAGCCGCCCCTTCGTCAGGGACGGGGTGCGGGCCCGCACCGTTGGCCCGGTGATCCGGGCCGGCGCCGCGGTCGGCCAGTTCCTGCCGCCGAAGGTCTGGCGCACCGTCAGCAGGCCGCTGGTCCACCAGCTCCACCGGGGCGGGGGCACCGGGCGGCCCCAGCTCACCCCCGAGCAGCGCACCGTCCTGCTGGAGCCCCACCTCGAGGACATCGCGCTGCTCGAGGAGCTGACCGGTGAGTCGTTCGCGCAGTGGCGCGAGTACCGCGACGGCGGGTCGTTCTCCAGCCGCCAGGCGGCCGGCCGGTCGAGGGCGTCAGCGGGCCAGTGA
- a CDS encoding MOSC domain-containing protein, whose protein sequence is MQVVSVNVGRPRPAAWAGIGRTSIDKHQVTGPVAVGRLGLEGDEVSDTRHHGGIDKAVYAFAREDLDRWAERLGQEVPDGHFGENLTTRGLDVNESEVGERWRIGTAVLEVASVRTPCNDFKTWQRRHGFDDRGWVRRFTEEGRPGPYLRVVHEGELQVGDPVEVVHQPGHGVTVATMFRALTTERSLLPELLRVEGLTVEARRRAEAYVGG, encoded by the coding sequence GTGCAGGTGGTCTCCGTCAACGTGGGTCGTCCCCGCCCCGCCGCGTGGGCCGGGATCGGCCGCACCTCCATCGACAAGCACCAGGTCACGGGCCCGGTGGCCGTGGGTCGGCTCGGCCTGGAGGGCGACGAGGTCTCCGACACCCGTCACCACGGCGGGATCGACAAGGCGGTCTACGCCTTCGCCCGCGAGGACCTCGACCGGTGGGCCGAGCGCCTGGGCCAGGAGGTCCCGGACGGGCACTTCGGCGAGAACCTCACCACGCGTGGGCTCGACGTCAACGAGTCCGAGGTGGGGGAGCGGTGGCGCATCGGCACCGCCGTGCTCGAGGTGGCCTCGGTCCGCACGCCGTGCAACGACTTCAAGACGTGGCAGCGCCGTCACGGCTTCGACGACCGGGGGTGGGTGCGGCGCTTCACCGAGGAGGGCCGACCGGGCCCCTACCTGCGCGTCGTCCACGAGGGCGAGCTGCAGGTGGGCGACCCGGTCGAGGTGGTGCACCAGCCCGGCCACGGGGTGACCGTCGCGACCATGTTCCGCGCGCTCACCACCGAGCGTTCGCTGCTGCCGGAGCTGCTGCGCGTCGAGGGCCTCACCGTCGAGGCGCGGCGTCGCGCGGAGGCCTACGTCGGCGGCTGA
- a CDS encoding YciI family protein, translating into MTQYLLSVHTDFDDVAGTTEAEMQQAYAQVDAFNTELQASGSWVFAGGLTPPADATVVDAAGPEAVLTDGPYAETKEVLGGFWIIDVADLDAALDVAKKASAACMGKVEVRPFQGE; encoded by the coding sequence ATGACGCAGTACCTCCTCTCCGTCCACACCGACTTCGACGACGTGGCCGGCACCACCGAGGCCGAGATGCAGCAGGCCTACGCCCAGGTCGACGCCTTCAACACCGAGCTGCAGGCCAGCGGCAGCTGGGTCTTCGCCGGGGGCCTCACACCGCCCGCCGACGCCACCGTCGTCGACGCCGCCGGCCCCGAGGCGGTGCTGACCGACGGCCCGTACGCCGAGACCAAGGAGGTCCTCGGCGGGTTCTGGATCATCGACGTCGCCGACCTCGACGCGGCCCTGGACGTCGCGAAGAAGGCCTCGGCCGCCTGCATGGGCAAGGTCGAGGTGCGCCCCTTCCAGGGCGAGTGA
- a CDS encoding RNA polymerase sigma factor codes for MSTPAPAGLAAVFRAEHGRVVAGLARRLGDLDLAEDALGEALVVAAERWPVDGVPPNPGAWLTTVARNKALDRLRREQRREHKHAEAHMITDPTPHEPTGPVEDDRLRLVFTCCHPALGPEARVALTLRLLGGLTVPEIAAAYLVPETTMAQRLTRAKQKIARAGIPYRVPAAADLAERLDGVLAVLYLVFNEGYLSHAGQAVRDDLTGEAVRLARQLREMVRRTPSLGTQPEVDGLLALMLLTEARRPARVAEGRLVPLAEQDRTRWDAALVDEGHRLVRGCLALGRPGPYQLQAAVNAVHTDALDASMTDWSQVVQLYDQLLALRPTPVVALNRAVAVAEVDGPEVALGVVDRLPLERYHAWHATRADLLRRLGRPQEARAAYDAAIGLAGNDAERAFLAGRRDGLGRGPT; via the coding sequence GTGAGCACCCCCGCCCCGGCCGGGCTGGCGGCCGTGTTCCGTGCCGAGCACGGACGCGTGGTCGCCGGCCTGGCCCGGCGCCTCGGCGACCTCGACCTGGCCGAGGACGCCCTGGGCGAGGCCCTCGTCGTCGCCGCCGAGCGGTGGCCCGTCGACGGGGTGCCGCCCAACCCGGGCGCCTGGCTGACCACCGTGGCCCGCAACAAGGCCCTGGACCGGCTGCGACGCGAGCAGCGGCGCGAGCACAAGCACGCCGAGGCGCACATGATCACCGACCCCACCCCGCACGAGCCCACCGGGCCCGTCGAGGACGACCGGCTCCGGCTGGTGTTCACCTGCTGCCACCCGGCGCTGGGCCCCGAGGCCCGGGTGGCGCTCACGCTGCGGCTGCTGGGCGGGCTCACCGTGCCCGAGATCGCGGCGGCCTACCTCGTCCCCGAGACCACGATGGCCCAGCGCCTCACCCGGGCGAAGCAGAAGATCGCCCGGGCCGGCATCCCCTACCGGGTCCCGGCCGCCGCGGACCTCGCCGAGCGGCTCGACGGTGTGCTGGCCGTGCTCTACCTCGTCTTCAACGAGGGCTATCTCTCCCACGCGGGGCAGGCGGTGCGAGACGACCTGACCGGGGAGGCGGTCCGGCTGGCCCGGCAGCTGCGCGAGATGGTGCGGCGTACGCCGTCGCTCGGCACGCAGCCCGAGGTCGACGGCCTGCTGGCGCTGATGCTGCTGACCGAGGCCCGCCGCCCGGCCCGGGTGGCGGAGGGGCGGCTGGTGCCGCTGGCCGAACAGGACCGGACCCGGTGGGACGCCGCCCTGGTCGACGAGGGCCACCGGCTGGTCCGGGGCTGCCTGGCGCTGGGGCGGCCCGGGCCCTACCAGCTGCAGGCCGCCGTCAACGCGGTGCACACCGACGCCCTCGACGCCTCGATGACCGACTGGTCGCAGGTCGTGCAGCTCTACGACCAGCTACTCGCGCTGCGCCCGACCCCCGTGGTGGCCCTCAACCGGGCGGTCGCGGTGGCCGAGGTCGACGGGCCGGAGGTCGCGCTGGGCGTGGTCGACCGGCTGCCGCTCGAGCGCTACCACGCCTGGCACGCCACCCGGGCCGACCTGCTGCGACGGCTCGGCCGGCCGCAGGAGGCGCGGGCGGCGTACGACGCGGCGATCGGGCTGGCCGGCAACGACGCCGAGCGGGCCTTCCTCGCCGGTCGTCGGGACGGCCTGGGCCGCGGCCCGACCTAG
- a CDS encoding aminoglycoside phosphotransferase family protein, with protein MSSADLLEGVRRAWELRADGPVTQRGAATVQPVRTEAGTPASLKLGAAPDEHLALRRWDGAGAARLLRADPHRGALLLERLHAEDLADAWDVEACEVVAGLYGRLHVRATPQLRLLSSYAARVADHLAALPRAAPLPRRLVEQAAGLARDLAVDPATDGTLVHGDLHYGTVLAGDREPWLAVDPRPLSGDRHYEPAPMLTHRYDELSLPGGVGVRDGLRQRFHTLVDTAGLDEDRARAWVLVRVLADAADALEDAAVVTRAVTVAKAVQD; from the coding sequence ATGTCCAGCGCCGACCTGCTCGAGGGTGTACGCCGCGCGTGGGAGCTGCGCGCCGACGGGCCGGTCACGCAGCGCGGCGCCGCGACCGTGCAGCCGGTGCGGACCGAGGCCGGGACCCCGGCCTCGCTCAAGCTGGGCGCGGCGCCCGACGAGCACCTCGCACTGCGCCGCTGGGACGGCGCCGGCGCCGCCCGGCTGCTGCGCGCCGACCCCCACCGCGGGGCGCTGCTGCTCGAGCGGCTGCACGCCGAGGACCTCGCCGACGCCTGGGACGTCGAGGCCTGCGAGGTCGTCGCCGGGCTCTACGGCCGGCTCCACGTGCGGGCCACGCCGCAGCTGCGCCTGCTCTCCTCGTACGCCGCCCGGGTGGCCGACCACCTCGCCGCGCTGCCCCGCGCGGCCCCGCTGCCGCGCCGGCTGGTCGAGCAGGCGGCCGGCCTGGCCCGCGACCTCGCGGTCGACCCGGCGACCGACGGCACCCTGGTCCACGGCGACCTGCACTACGGCACCGTGCTGGCGGGCGACCGCGAGCCGTGGCTGGCCGTGGACCCGCGTCCGCTGAGCGGCGACCGCCACTACGAGCCGGCGCCGATGCTGACCCACCGCTACGACGAGCTGTCGCTGCCCGGGGGCGTCGGCGTCCGTGACGGGCTGCGGCAGCGCTTCCACACCCTGGTCGACACCGCCGGGCTCGACGAGGACCGCGCCCGGGCCTGGGTGCTGGTCCGGGTCCTCGCCGACGCCGCCGACGCGCTCGAGGACGCCGCGGTCGTGACCCGGGCGGTCACCGTCGCCAAGGCGGTCCAGGACTAG
- a CDS encoding NAD(P)-binding protein, translating to MTVRTRTLDVTHLVVGAGATGLAFTDALLDHSDARVALVDRRPGVGGHWREAYPFVRLHQASSFYGVASTVLAEGRTQTEGPEAGLHVRADQPTIQAYYDDVVQRRMLDSGRVELFTGCDYLGDRSFVSVETGTVHLVPEDCRVVDARYLAPRIPAETPPRFVVGAGVQVVPVNDLPALEQEPSQYVVVGSGKTATDACVWLLGRGVDPDRICWVRPRDPWMLDRALIQPDPEVYLGMVAEMMRLAASAETLDGLFLDLEEAGIMLRVDRGVTPSMAKAPTLGRWELDLLRTIGHVVRRGHVVSVERGRLRLTGGSEAIADDAVVVNCAADGLRSRPRVPVWGQQAITLQPVRAGFPCFGAALTGYVEATRPAGPEGDGEKNRICPPSSFGNSLADWARMNVLGTRSAASFGAEPDVKAWSDQVALNPARVPPDHPGSPALDAAREGLARWTAPGVARLAALGGLAGATGRA from the coding sequence GTGACCGTCCGCACCCGCACCCTGGACGTCACCCACCTCGTGGTCGGGGCCGGGGCGACGGGTCTCGCCTTCACCGACGCGCTCCTGGACCACTCCGACGCCCGGGTCGCGCTCGTCGATCGCCGGCCCGGCGTGGGCGGCCACTGGCGCGAGGCCTACCCGTTCGTCCGGCTCCACCAGGCCTCGTCGTTCTACGGCGTCGCCTCCACGGTGCTCGCCGAGGGACGCACCCAGACCGAGGGACCCGAGGCGGGCCTGCACGTCCGCGCCGACCAGCCCACCATCCAGGCCTACTACGACGACGTCGTGCAGCGCCGGATGCTCGACAGCGGCCGGGTCGAGCTGTTCACCGGGTGCGACTACCTCGGCGACCGCAGCTTCGTCTCGGTGGAGACCGGCACGGTCCACCTGGTGCCCGAGGACTGCCGGGTCGTGGACGCGCGCTACCTCGCCCCGCGCATCCCCGCCGAGACCCCGCCGCGGTTCGTCGTCGGCGCCGGGGTGCAGGTGGTGCCCGTCAACGACCTGCCGGCCCTCGAGCAGGAGCCGAGCCAGTACGTCGTCGTCGGCTCCGGCAAGACCGCCACCGATGCCTGCGTCTGGCTGCTCGGCCGCGGCGTCGACCCCGACCGGATCTGCTGGGTGCGCCCCCGCGACCCGTGGATGCTCGACCGGGCGCTGATCCAGCCCGACCCCGAGGTCTACCTCGGCATGGTCGCGGAGATGATGCGGCTGGCCGCCTCCGCCGAGACCCTCGACGGGCTGTTCCTCGACCTCGAGGAGGCCGGGATCATGCTCCGGGTCGACCGCGGCGTCACCCCGAGCATGGCCAAGGCACCCACGCTGGGCAGGTGGGAGCTCGACCTGCTCCGCACGATCGGTCACGTCGTGCGCCGGGGGCACGTCGTCTCCGTCGAGCGTGGCCGGCTGCGGCTGACCGGCGGCTCGGAGGCGATCGCCGACGACGCCGTGGTGGTCAACTGCGCGGCCGACGGGCTGCGCTCGCGGCCCCGGGTGCCCGTGTGGGGCCAGCAGGCGATCACGCTGCAGCCGGTCCGCGCCGGGTTCCCGTGCTTCGGTGCGGCCCTGACCGGCTACGTCGAGGCCACCCGCCCGGCCGGGCCGGAGGGCGACGGCGAGAAGAACCGGATCTGCCCGCCGTCGTCGTTCGGCAACTCCCTGGCCGACTGGGCCCGGATGAACGTCCTCGGCACCCGCAGCGCCGCCTCCTTCGGCGCCGAGCCGGACGTCAAGGCGTGGTCGGACCAGGTCGCGCTCAACCCCGCCCGGGTGCCCCCCGACCACCCCGGCTCCCCCGCGCTCGACGCCGCCCGCGAAGGGCTGGCGCGCTGGACCGCCCCCGGCGTCGCCCGGCTCGCCGCCCTCGGCGGGCTGGCCGGCGCGACGGGGAGGGCCTGA
- the lepA gene encoding translation elongation factor 4, whose product MARPHPPSREHSVTLNAHAPAPGKTDPAIIRNFCIIAHIDHGKSTLADRMLQLTGVVDERAARAQYLDRMDIERERGITIKSQAVRMPWTVTEEAAELHEVGADTYVLNMIDTPGHVDFTYEVSRSLEACETAVLLVDAAQGIEAQTLANLYLAIGADLHIIPVLNKIDLPNAQPEKYAAELAGIIGCEPGDVLQVSAKTGMGVEHLLNEIVAQTPPPVGDPDAPPRALIFDSVYDTYRGVVTYVRVVDGKLTHRDRIKMMSNGVVHEMLEVGVISPEPVKAGDLGVGEVGYLITGVKDVRQSRVGDTVTSQHHGATEPLGGYKHPNPMVYSGLYPIDGDDYPTLRDALERLQLNDAALAYEPETSGALGFGFRCGFLGLLHMEIVRERLEREFNLDLISTAPNVVYGLLMEDGTERVVTNPSEYPNDGKIAEVREPVVKATILSPSDYIGVIMELCQSKRGQLEGMDYLSEDRVEMRYTLPMGEIVFDFFDQLKSKTKGYASLDYEPTGEQAADLVKVDILLQGETVDAFSAIVHRDAAYGYGVMLAGKLRELIPRQQYEVPIQAAIGARVIARETIRAIRKDVLAKCYGGDITRKRKLLEKQKEGKKRMKMVGRVEVPQEAFIAALSTSGPAGDKPKK is encoded by the coding sequence ATGGCCCGGCCGCACCCACCGTCCCGAGAGCACTCCGTGACCCTGAACGCCCACGCGCCCGCCCCGGGCAAGACCGACCCCGCGATCATCCGCAACTTCTGCATCATCGCCCACATCGACCACGGCAAGTCGACGCTGGCCGACCGGATGCTGCAGCTGACCGGCGTGGTCGACGAGCGCGCGGCGCGGGCGCAGTACCTCGACCGGATGGACATCGAGCGCGAGCGCGGCATCACCATCAAGAGCCAGGCCGTCCGGATGCCCTGGACGGTCACCGAGGAGGCGGCCGAGCTCCACGAGGTCGGGGCCGACACCTACGTGCTCAACATGATCGACACCCCCGGGCACGTCGACTTCACCTACGAGGTGTCGCGCTCGCTCGAGGCCTGCGAGACCGCCGTGCTGCTGGTCGACGCGGCGCAGGGGATCGAGGCACAGACGCTGGCCAACCTCTACCTCGCCATCGGCGCCGACCTGCACATCATCCCGGTGCTCAACAAGATCGACCTGCCCAACGCCCAGCCCGAGAAGTACGCCGCGGAGCTCGCCGGCATCATCGGCTGCGAGCCCGGCGACGTGCTCCAGGTGAGCGCCAAGACCGGCATGGGCGTGGAGCACCTGCTCAACGAGATCGTGGCCCAGACCCCGCCGCCCGTCGGCGACCCCGACGCCCCGCCGCGCGCGCTGATCTTCGACTCCGTCTACGACACCTACCGCGGCGTGGTGACCTACGTCCGGGTCGTCGACGGCAAGCTCACCCACCGCGACCGGATCAAGATGATGTCCAACGGCGTGGTCCACGAGATGCTCGAGGTCGGCGTGATCAGCCCCGAGCCGGTCAAGGCCGGTGACCTCGGCGTCGGCGAGGTGGGCTACCTCATCACCGGGGTGAAGGATGTCCGTCAGTCGCGCGTCGGTGACACCGTCACCAGCCAGCACCACGGTGCGACCGAGCCGCTCGGCGGCTACAAGCACCCCAACCCGATGGTGTACTCCGGGCTCTACCCGATCGACGGCGACGACTACCCGACGCTGCGCGACGCCCTCGAGCGGCTGCAGCTCAACGACGCCGCGCTCGCCTACGAGCCGGAGACCTCCGGGGCGCTGGGCTTCGGCTTCCGCTGCGGCTTCCTCGGCCTGCTCCACATGGAGATCGTGCGCGAGCGGCTGGAGCGGGAGTTCAACCTCGACCTGATCTCGACCGCCCCCAACGTGGTCTACGGCCTCCTCATGGAGGACGGCACCGAGCGCGTCGTGACCAACCCGAGCGAGTACCCCAACGACGGCAAGATCGCTGAGGTCCGGGAGCCGGTGGTCAAGGCCACGATCCTCTCGCCCAGCGACTACATCGGCGTCATCATGGAGCTCTGCCAGTCCAAGCGCGGCCAGCTCGAGGGGATGGACTACCTCTCCGAGGACCGGGTCGAGATGCGCTACACCCTGCCCATGGGCGAGATCGTCTTCGACTTCTTCGACCAGCTGAAGTCGAAGACCAAGGGGTACGCCTCGCTCGACTACGAGCCCACCGGCGAGCAGGCGGCCGACCTCGTCAAGGTCGACATCCTGCTCCAGGGCGAGACGGTCGACGCGTTCAGCGCGATCGTCCACCGGGACGCGGCGTACGGCTACGGCGTGATGCTCGCCGGCAAGCTGCGCGAGCTGATCCCGCGGCAGCAGTACGAGGTGCCGATCCAGGCCGCCATCGGCGCGCGTGTCATCGCCCGCGAGACGATCCGCGCGATCCGCAAGGACGTGCTCGCCAAGTGCTACGGCGGCGACATCACCCGCAAGCGCAAGCTGCTGGAGAAGCAGAAGGAGGGCAAGAAGCGGATGAAGATGGTCGGCCGCGTCGAGGTCCCCCAGGAGGCGTTCATCGCCGCGCTGTCCACCTCCGGTCCCGCCGGGGACAAGCCCAAGAAGTAG
- a CDS encoding GNAT family N-acetyltransferase produces MAELQRPDVRWHASFLSAMQEFRDEGRARPGSMLGEDLLEHGPTWSTPAGFAAYVAQVRREAVAPRDDFVPHTTWWWIDGGEYIGRIDLRHRLTERLREVGGHVGYDVRRSRRREGHATAMLAAVLPHARARGIADALLTCDVGNLASRRVIEANGGRLEDRRGAKLRFLVGTGQVTSPSGRPPWAAAHEDYGEGGTCHGLPSPPGGGGPAVRGAARSWRPGEGRGTGPGVGGWPGRTHRPESTP; encoded by the coding sequence ATGGCCGAGCTGCAGCGTCCCGACGTGCGCTGGCACGCGTCCTTCCTCTCCGCCATGCAGGAGTTCCGCGACGAGGGGCGGGCGCGTCCCGGGTCGATGCTGGGGGAGGACCTGCTGGAGCACGGTCCGACATGGTCGACGCCCGCGGGGTTCGCCGCGTACGTCGCGCAGGTGCGCCGCGAGGCCGTTGCCCCGCGCGACGATTTCGTCCCGCACACCACCTGGTGGTGGATCGACGGCGGCGAGTACATCGGCCGGATCGACCTGCGCCACCGGCTGACCGAGCGGCTCCGCGAGGTGGGTGGCCACGTCGGCTACGACGTACGCCGCTCCCGGCGCCGGGAGGGCCACGCCACCGCGATGCTGGCCGCCGTGCTTCCGCACGCCCGTGCCCGGGGGATCGCAGACGCCCTGCTCACCTGCGACGTCGGCAACCTGGCCTCGCGTCGCGTGATCGAGGCCAACGGCGGACGGCTGGAGGACCGGCGGGGCGCGAAGCTCCGCTTCCTCGTCGGCACCGGGCAGGTGACGAGCCCGAGCGGCCGCCCGCCGTGGGCCGCAGCCCACGAGGACTACGGAGAGGGTGGCACCTGCCACGGTCTCCCGAGTCCTCCGGGAGGAGGTGGCCCCGCGGTCAGGGGCGCGGCCCGCTCGTGGCGGCCGGGTGAGGGCCGGGGGACGGGGCCCGGCGTGGGAGGATGGCCCGGCCGCACCCACCGTCCCGAGAGCACTCCGTGA